The following are encoded in a window of Pseudomonas sp. JQ170C genomic DNA:
- a CDS encoding OprD family porin, with protein sequence MFALNNPITRAALLCTTAWSAMADAGLIDDSKATVLLRNYYFDRDYSDSGAVQSQRREWAQGFIVKGTSGYTPGPVGVGVDVLGLVGVKLDSSPDRTGTELLPYDHDDGRAPGSYGRLGLTAKVRLSHTELRLGELLPEVPILRFNDGRLLPQTFQGAMLTSRELDRLTLHAGQIHSFSPRSAADSEDLYPSVSGRTVATASSDRFTYAGGEYSLGKDSALGVWTAELEDVYRQNYYSLTHYQPAGGWTVGGVLGAFDTRDSGRSLAGTLDNQAASLLLSAAHGGHRFYLGLQRMYGEDGWVTIDRSLGSTLANDMFANTFVYANERSWQLRYDYNFAALGIPGLTLLMRYTHGDHINTVETTHGREWERDVGLTYTFQFRALQGLSVRWINAEVGRDFGVNDFTENRLIVSLPVELF encoded by the coding sequence ATGTTTGCTTTGAACAACCCGATTACCCGGGCGGCACTGCTGTGCACGACTGCCTGGTCGGCAATGGCTGATGCAGGCTTGATCGATGACAGCAAGGCCACGGTATTGCTGCGCAACTACTACTTCGACCGCGACTACAGTGACAGCGGTGCGGTGCAAAGCCAGCGCCGGGAATGGGCCCAGGGCTTCATCGTCAAGGGCACCTCCGGCTACACCCCGGGCCCCGTCGGCGTGGGCGTGGATGTACTGGGCCTGGTGGGCGTCAAGCTGGACAGCAGCCCCGATCGCACGGGTACCGAGCTGCTGCCCTACGACCATGACGATGGCCGCGCGCCGGGCAGCTATGGCCGACTGGGCCTGACCGCCAAGGTGCGCCTGTCGCACACCGAACTGCGCCTGGGTGAGCTGCTGCCCGAGGTGCCCATCCTGCGCTTCAATGACGGCCGGTTGCTGCCGCAGACCTTTCAAGGCGCCATGCTGACCTCCAGGGAACTGGATCGTCTTACCCTGCATGCCGGCCAGATCCACTCTTTCAGCCCGCGCAGCGCCGCCGACAGCGAAGACCTGTACCCCTCGGTCAGCGGTCGTACCGTTGCCACCGCCAGCTCTGACCGCTTCACCTACGCAGGCGGCGAATACAGCCTGGGCAAGGATTCGGCGCTCGGCGTCTGGACGGCAGAGCTGGAAGACGTCTACCGCCAGAACTACTACAGCCTGACTCACTATCAGCCGGCGGGCGGCTGGACCGTCGGCGGCGTGCTGGGGGCATTCGACACCCGCGACAGCGGCCGCTCGCTGGCAGGAACGCTGGACAACCAGGCCGCGTCATTGCTGTTGTCTGCCGCCCATGGGGGGCACCGGTTTTACCTGGGGCTGCAGCGCATGTACGGGGAGGACGGCTGGGTCACGATTGACCGCTCGCTGGGCAGCACCTTGGCCAATGACATGTTCGCCAACACCTTTGTGTACGCCAACGAGCGCTCCTGGCAACTGCGCTACGACTACAACTTTGCCGCGCTGGGCATACCGGGGCTGACGCTGTTGATGCGCTACACCCACGGCGACCATATCAACACCGTCGAGACAACCCATGGCCGGGAGTGGGAACGTGATGTGGGGCTGACGTACACCTTTCAGTTCCGTGCGCTTCAGGGGCTCAGCGTTCGTTGGATCAACGCTGAGGTGGGGCGGGATTTTGGGGTGAATGACTTTACTGAGAATCGATTGATCGTGAGTTTGCCGGTCGAGCTCTTTTAG
- a CDS encoding L,D-transpeptidase gives MMHLPLALGLLLAAAVVEAAPVQVPTPAELKAQLDSLKPGQFLWYPQVSPVGPVTVVVSLTEQRAYVYRNGIAIGVSTVSSGKPGRETPTGVFSILQKKVEHKSSLYNSAPMPYMERLTWDGIALHAGHLPGYPASHGCVRLPLAFAKKLYEVTGFSSTTVIVSDTHSAPVEVYHPGVLAPTVNEGKAQGPLVLNQQQFWNDPDPTAGPLSILISRADLRAYVFRGGQLIGSAPALSLESSKHRSGMAVYSLLQRPSALALEASLPLRWSVVGLSNPEYGDTPYDQLGQLTMNPEFRRHLRAAMDIGTMLVITDWASTRDTRSDGKFTVVSTEDSEEVKPLVKK, from the coding sequence ATGATGCATCTACCGCTCGCTCTGGGCCTGTTACTTGCCGCTGCCGTGGTCGAAGCGGCGCCGGTGCAGGTGCCTACCCCGGCCGAACTCAAGGCCCAGCTCGACAGTCTCAAGCCTGGCCAGTTTCTCTGGTACCCGCAGGTGTCGCCAGTGGGGCCGGTGACCGTGGTGGTCAGCCTCACCGAGCAACGTGCCTACGTCTATCGCAATGGCATCGCCATCGGTGTCAGCACCGTGAGCAGCGGCAAGCCCGGCCGGGAAACCCCCACCGGGGTCTTCAGCATTCTGCAGAAGAAGGTCGAGCATAAATCCAGCCTCTACAACAGCGCGCCGATGCCTTACATGGAGCGGCTGACGTGGGACGGCATTGCCTTGCACGCAGGCCATCTGCCGGGCTACCCCGCCTCGCACGGTTGCGTGCGCCTGCCGCTGGCTTTCGCCAAGAAGCTGTACGAAGTCACCGGTTTCAGTTCGACCACCGTGATCGTTTCCGATACCCATAGTGCACCGGTGGAGGTTTACCACCCCGGTGTGCTCGCACCTACGGTCAACGAGGGCAAGGCCCAGGGCCCGCTGGTATTGAACCAGCAACAGTTCTGGAACGATCCGGACCCGACGGCGGGGCCGTTGTCGATCCTGATCAGTCGCGCCGACTTGCGTGCCTACGTGTTTCGCGGTGGCCAGTTGATCGGCTCGGCGCCAGCACTCTCGCTTGAGAGCAGCAAACATCGCAGTGGCATGGCGGTTTATTCGTTGTTGCAAAGGCCATCTGCCTTGGCGCTCGAGGCTTCGCTGCCATTACGCTGGTCGGTGGTGGGGCTGAGCAATCCGGAATACGGGGATACGCCGTATGACCAATTGGGCCAATTGACCATGAATCCGGAGTTCCGCCGTCATTTACGCGCGGCGATGGACATCGGCACAATGTTGGTGATCACCGACTGGGCGTCCACCCGGGATACCCGCAGCGATGGAAAATTCACGGTGGTCAGCACCGAAGACAGCGAAGAAGTTAAACCATTGGTCAAGAAATGA